A single Tachypleus tridentatus isolate NWPU-2018 chromosome 9, ASM421037v1, whole genome shotgun sequence DNA region contains:
- the LOC143226911 gene encoding uncharacterized protein LOC143226911 — MDINDNIVCTVKLRSENVEHVAERQAVLKPKDRCVCFMHCKCTCIKDSLSCKLIKLEDYHKAGFRGSLPVLHTLKYHHNFTILFIIIVINILFLIIGFTKAAGGVILNRRVATFGIEFLVYRPKLLRQYIDKTLQESYEVVEYNEEGYPVHPETKERVRVTTIYEELLLNLFIVYLSPVLLIYFLSKRKRENSEYVPINQQSEDEISNTSNNSPELPPSEA; from the exons ATGGATATTAATGACAACATTGTTTGCACAG TGAAGCTTAGAAGTGAAAATGTGGAACACGTGGCTGAAAGACAAGCTGTTTTGAAACCTAAGGACCGTTGTGTTTGTTTCATGCATTGCAAGTGTaca tGCATAAAAGACAGTTTATCTTGCAAACTTATCAAACTAGAAGATTACCATAAAGCTGGTTTTCGTGGTTCTTTGCCTGTTCTACATACATTGAAATATCACCACAACTTCACCATCCTTTTCAtcatcattgttatcaatattctATTCTTAATCATCG GTTTCACAAAAGCAGCTGGAGGTGTTATTTTGAACCGTAGAGTAGCAACATTTGGTATTGAATTTTTGGTTTACCGGCCAAAACTACTACGACAATATATTGATAAAACTTTACAAGAATCATATGAAGTGGTAGAGTACAATGAGGAGGGTTATCCTGTACATCCTGAAAC TAAAGAACGTGTTAGAGTTACTACCATATATGAAGAACTGCTCCTGAAcctatttattgtatatttgagTCCAGTGCTACTGATATATTTCTTGAGTAAAAGAAAGAGGGAGAATTCAGAGTACGTACCCATTAAT caACAGTCAGAGGATGAGATATCTAACACAAGTAATAATTCACCTGAACTTCCCCCATCTGAAGCTTGA